AAAGAGCTGAGGGCTCGGCTGCGTGCGGGATGGCAGAGGATTCGGTACATCAAGTTGCCACAACGTCTCATGGAGGTAACCTCAATTTAAACCGGTATCAATAGTCTCGACCTCTTGTGCGCACAGAGATCCGGCTGTTCTGGGAGGTGGCAAGGCGAAGCTTCGTCCGGCAGCTCACCTACCGCCGGGCTGCCGTCGCCGGGATGCTCACCAACCTGTTCTTCGGCGTCCTGCGCATGAGCGTCCTCTTCGCTCTGCTGCGGGGGCGCGGCCTGACCGAGGGATTCAGCATCAGCGACGCCGTCACATACACCGGCATCACCCAGGCACTGATCATGGTGATGAGTCTTTTCGGCTGGTTCGAGCTGATGAGCACCGTCTACCGCGGCGAGGTCGGCAGCGATCTGCTGAGGCCTTACAGTTACTTCGGCTTCTGGCTGGCCGGAGATGCGGGCCGAGCGGCCGCGCAATTCCTGATGCGCGCACTGCCGATCCTGGTGCTGTACGCCGCCTTGTTCGGTCTGAGGCTGCCTCACAGTTGGGTCGCGGGGCTCCTGGTGCTGTTGAGTACCCTGCTCGGCTGGTTCGTCAGTTTCAGCTTCCGCTTCCTGATCAACCTCACGGCCTTCTGGTCCCCCAACGCCATGGGAATGGGTCGGCTGGCGTTCACCGTGCTGATGTTCGCCTCGGGCTTCATCTTGCCGCTCACGCTGTTTCCAGACTGGGTACAGACGCTCTGTGCCTTCACGCCGTTCCCATCGATGATGCAGAGCGTGGTCGACCTCTGGACGGGGAAAGCCGAGGGGCTGGACGCGCTGCGGATCCTGGTGGTGCAGGCCGCCTGGGGCGTCGGGCTGGCCCTGGCGTCCCGACTGGTGCTGGTGCAGGCCTTACGGCGACTGGTGGTGCTGGGCGGATGAGCGGCGTCCTGCTGTACTTCCGACTGCTGCGGGCGCAGGTCCGCTCACAGCTCAACTCTCCGGTGTCGTTCGCTCTGGACGTGCTTGCCACCACTCTGCTGACGCTCGCTGAGTTCTCGGCCTTCGCCCTGGTGATGCAGCGCTTCCCACATCTCGGTGGCCCTGGGGCCGCCGGCTGGAGTCTGGGCGAGGTCGCCCTCCTCTACGGGATGGCCGAGCTCGGCTTCGCCACCATGGACCTGCTGTTCGGCGGTTTCGATGCGCCCAACCTGAGTGCGCTGGTGCGGCGCGGCGGGCTGGACATGCTGCTGCTGCGCCCCGCGTCCCTGACCTTGCAGGTGTTCGGCAGTGACTTCTCGCTGCGGCGGGTGGGACGGATGCTGCTCGGCGTTGGCATCCTGATCTGGGCCAACAGACTTCACCCACTGCTCTGGACACCGGAGAAGGCATTGCTCCTGCTGCTGAGCCTGGCTGGCCTGGTGCTGTTCTTCGGTGGCCTGTTCATGGTGGGCGGCACGCTGACCTTCTGGACCACGGAGAACGTCGAAGCGATGAACATCGTGACCTACGGAGGTAAAACCCTGATCAGCTATCCGCTGTCGATTTACGACGAGTGGCTCAGGCGGGCGGCTCTCGTTCTCCCTGTGGGCCTGCTGAGTTTCCCGCCAGTGTTGGTGGTGCTGGGGCGTCCGTTCCCGCCCGGACTGCCCCACTGGACCGCGTATGTCTCGCCTCTCGCAGGCCTCGCTTTTCTCGGGCTGGGTGTGGCCTTCTGGCGGTTCGGCCTCCGGTACTACCAGGGCACAGGGAGTTGAAATGCAGGACGCACTGATTCAGGTCGCAGGACTCAGCAAGACCTTCTCCAGGCGGCTCGGCGGGCTGTTCTCCACCCGCAGGCAGGTCACCCGGGCAGTGGACGATATCAGTTTCACCGTGAAGGCCGGGGAGATGGTCGGGTACCTCGGGCCGAACGGGGCTGGGAAGTCCACCACCATCAAGGTACTCACCGGCCTGCTCGTGCCGAGCGGCGGCGAAGTCCGCGTGAACGGCCTGGTCCCGTGGCAGGACCGACGGCGTTACGTGGCGGGCATCGGGGCGGTCTTCGGGCAGCGCACCACCCTGTGGTGGGATCTGCCGGTTCGCGAGTCGCTGGAATTGCTTCAGCACGTCTACCGGGTTCCTCCCGCACGCTTCCGGGAGAATCTCAGTGCCTTCTCGGGGCTGCTTGAACTTGGCCCGTTCCTGAACACCCCGGTCAAGAACCTCAGCCTGGGGCAGCGGATGCGCGCAGATCTGGCTGCCGCGCTGCTCCACGAACCGGCCCTGCTCTTCCTGGACGAGCCGACCATCGGATTGGACGTGGTCGCCCGGGAGCGCATCCGGGAATTCATCCGTGAGGTCAACCAGGAGCGGGGGGTGACGGTGCTGCTGACCACCCATGACCTGCTGGACGTGGAACGGCTGTGCCGCCGGGTGATGATCATCGACCACGGCAGTCTGCTCTACGACGGGGCACTGGCAGGACTGCAGGAACGCTTCGGCGGGGAACGGCGACTGGTGGTCGATTACTCGGAACTGCCAGAACGACCGGAAGTGACCGGAACAACCCTGCTGACTCAGGATGGTCTGCGGGTCACCTACGGCTTCCGGGCACAGAGTGCCGCCGAAGTGATCGCCCGTGTGACGGCCGGTGCCCCTGTACGCGACCTGAGTGTGCTGGAGCCGGACCTGGAGGGCACCATCCGCCGTATCTACGAAGGAGGACTCCTGCAGAACGGGCGAACCTGAGGCCGCTTGCCGCCTGACGTCCTGGCCTCAGAGGGGCCACAGTTCAGCAACGGTCTCAAGAAGGCGCTTCATGGAACCGTCGTTGCTCAGTCTCAGCACAGGACAACTCAAGTGCCGTACCCAGACTTCGTGAGAGGCTCTGCTCCGCTGGCTGTGATCCGCACCGTCATACCGGGAGGCCCAGTCCATGAACTCACGGTGCTTCTCGTACAACTCGCCGCCCGGCAGAATCGCCGGACCAAAGCGTCGATGCTCCCGGGCTTCAAGGCGCCGTAACCGCAGCGCTGACGGCACGGACAGGAAGATCACCAGGTCGAATTCGGGGATCAGTACGTCACCCCAGCCGCACAGGGAGCCTGAAAGGACCCACCGCCGATGACGGGCCAGGGCGTGCTCAAGCAGGTCAAGCCGCTCCTTCCGCGGCCTTGGGACCTCGTAAGGTGGTACCGTCGGCTGCCAGAAGTAATCGTCCGTGTCCAGGGGCACGTATCCGTAGTGCTCGGCCAGCAGTCGGCCGAGCGTGGTGGTCCCGGTGCCTGAGGCGCCAAGGATATGAATACGGTTGGGAATCGACATCTTCTCCTCTTCAAGGGCGCTGGACGGTTCTGGAGTCTGTCATTGGAAAGTGCCGCCTGATGGGCCCGTATCTGGTATTGATCAGCGCGTGTTCTGTTGAAGTCCTGCTGAGCAGGCATGAATCAGCCCTCATCAGGGAAAGATGCAGGACCGTTCTGGGCAGCGTATCGCTGCGCTTTGGACGTGAACCGGTCTCCCGCCAGCACCGCCTGTCCATCTTCGAGCAGGAGCGGTCCGGTGACCTCGATGTGCCTGTTTCCCGTGTTGACGAGCTCTGCACAGCCGGGTTTCAGTCTGCCGCCACTCACCCGTTGCAACGCACTCTGCGGCACGCTGTAGACCACACGGTCGATGCCGGCCCACTTCAGTGCGCCGGCACACATGATGCACGGTTCGGTGCTGCTGTACAGGACACTTCCGGTCAGCGACAGGCTGCGGAGGGTACGGCACGCTTCCCGGATGACCAGGACTTCCGCGTGCGCTGTCGGGTCACCCAGTTCGAGTTCCCTCGAACCGCCTCTGGCGATGACCCGCCCCCCCATGACGATCACAGCGCCGAACGGGTCCTCACCACGCCGGCCGGCACTGACGGCTTCTGTCAGCGCCAGTCGCAACCAGTCTTCATCATGCCGGTTGCGATGACTGCTCAGCACGTCACCGATCTTTGACGTGCTGGGAAGTGGCGCTGCTTTCCGGTCATCGTCTGCGCCCCACGGCCAACAGGTGTGGACTCTGAAGCGGATCGGTCTCTGTCATGGCCGCCACCTCCAGCAGGACAGTGAGGCCTTCCGGCGTCTGGACCTGCGCTCCGAACTCCGGCAGGAGCCAGCCGGGGCCCTGAATGCCCAGCACCGTCTCGACCTCGAATCCGGCGTCCTCCAGTTCGGCGCTCAAGGCCTCAGGACGGTGGAAATGGCCGTCAGGAAACAGTTGCGGCCATGTCGGCGGGCGCCGATGCTCGCCGGTCTGCACCTCCTGGCTGCACATCGCCCGGTAATCGGCGTCCAGCACCCAGCCGTTGACACAGCCGACCATCAGCGAGGCGGAGGCGCTGATGCCGACAGCGAGCAGTCGGCCACCCGGGTTCAGACAGCGGTGGGCCTCCTGGAGCGCCTGGAGGCGATCCGTGCGGTCCGTCAGGTGATAGAGCGGGCCCGCCAGCAGCGCCGCGTCGGCGAACCCGTCCGGATAGGGCAAGGCGCGGGCGTCCCCGACGCGGAGACTGGTGAGGCGTCCTCCATCGGCGAGGCGGGCCGCCTCGACATGCGCCTCGACGAGATCCAGCAGGTGCACGGCGTAGCCCTGTTCCGCCAGCCAGAAGGCGTGGGCGCCGTGGGCGCCGCCGATGTCGAGCAGCGTGGCGGGCGCTGGAGGCAGATACCGCGGAAACAACGTTCGCATCCGCTCCCGCTCCAGCAGGCCCAGGCCGCTGGCATGGCGCTGAAGTTCACGCCCAGTCGCATAAAAGGCCTGAAATGCAGAGGACACGCCCAAGTGTATCCTGGCCACTCGGCGGCTTCGGTGAGTCGGCCCTGGAGTCGACGCCGCCGGGTCGTCAGGCGACTCACTGGGGCCGGATGGACCTGAAACAGCTGGACGGCTGCCGCCATCTGCATCATCCTCCGGCCTGCGGGCGTGGTGGTGTCAATGTGCTCGGGGACCGAGATGAGTCGGGCAGAGGCGACAGGTGCGGAGAGACCGCTCGACTTGGGCGTCAAAGCCGCTTGAACCTGTCTGGACCATTGCTGATACGGTTTTGATCCGATTCCAGGGATGCCGGGAACAGCACAGACATCCCTTCTTGGGCAGGACAGCCCCCTGCAGGACGCTTGCCCGCTTCCACCTCCTCAACACCGTACTCGCTGGCGCACGCTTCGCTCGGCTGAACTTCACAAGTTCAGCCGAGCACCGTATCACCTGCTGCTGCGCCGGTGATATTTGTCCTGATACATCTGTCGGTCGCTGAAACGCAGCAGATCATCCGAAGTGCGCGCGTCTAGCGGGTACCGGGCGATGCCCATGCTGGCGCTGAGCTGGACGGGTGTCTGATGCCGGGCCTGCTCCAGTGCAGTCTGCAGGAGACGACCCACGGTGGTGTCATCCGGCGTCCGGGTGCCGATCACCGCAAATTCATCCCCACCGATCCGGTAGGCACGCCCGACTGATCGGAACGCCGCTTCCAGACCATGACCGAACGCTTTGAGCAGGTGATCGCCCTGACTGTGTCCCAGCGTGTCGTTGGCTGCCTTGAATCCGTCGAGATCAAAGATGATGACGGCGAGCGCGCCACCGTCTGCCTCAGCAAGGTCCTGCTGGAAGACCACCCGCATGTCATCCTCGAAGGCCCGACGATTCGGAAGGGCGGTGAGGCTGTCTGTGAATGCCATTCGCGCCATGTTCTTGGTGGCCTGTTCCGCCTGCTGGCGCGCGATTTCCAGGTCGCGGGTCCGTTCGACCAGCAGTTGTTCGAACACGCCGAGGATGTGAGACGCGTCCCACTCATCAAGCACCCCCTCTTCCAGAGCCGTCGGAACCGCTGCGCCGCCGGTCGGTGAGAGCGGGGACGCCAGCACCCGCAGGGCAGTCTTGACGATCAGCGGATCGAAGTGGGTTCCGGA
The Deinococcus aquiradiocola DNA segment above includes these coding regions:
- a CDS encoding class I SAM-dependent methyltransferase, translating into MSSAFQAFYATGRELQRHASGLGLLERERMRTLFPRYLPPAPATLLDIGGAHGAHAFWLAEQGYAVHLLDLVEAHVEAARLADGGRLTSLRVGDARALPYPDGFADAALLAGPLYHLTDRTDRLQALQEAHRCLNPGGRLLAVGISASASLMVGCVNGWVLDADYRAMCSQEVQTGEHRRPPTWPQLFPDGHFHRPEALSAELEDAGFEVETVLGIQGPGWLLPEFGAQVQTPEGLTVLLEVAAMTETDPLQSPHLLAVGRRR
- a CDS encoding ABC transporter permease is translated as MSGVLLYFRLLRAQVRSQLNSPVSFALDVLATTLLTLAEFSAFALVMQRFPHLGGPGAAGWSLGEVALLYGMAELGFATMDLLFGGFDAPNLSALVRRGGLDMLLLRPASLTLQVFGSDFSLRRVGRMLLGVGILIWANRLHPLLWTPEKALLLLLSLAGLVLFFGGLFMVGGTLTFWTTENVEAMNIVTYGGKTLISYPLSIYDEWLRRAALVLPVGLLSFPPVLVVLGRPFPPGLPHWTAYVSPLAGLAFLGLGVAFWRFGLRYYQGTGS
- a CDS encoding nucleoside deaminase yields the protein MLSSHRNRHDEDWLRLALTEAVSAGRRGEDPFGAVIVMGGRVIARGGSRELELGDPTAHAEVLVIREACRTLRSLSLTGSVLYSSTEPCIMCAGALKWAGIDRVVYSVPQSALQRVSGGRLKPGCAELVNTGNRHIEVTGPLLLEDGQAVLAGDRFTSKAQRYAAQNGPASFPDEG
- a CDS encoding AAA family ATPase; its protein translation is MSIPNRIHILGASGTGTTTLGRLLAEHYGYVPLDTDDYFWQPTVPPYEVPRPRKERLDLLEHALARHRRWVLSGSLCGWGDVLIPEFDLVIFLSVPSALRLRRLEAREHRRFGPAILPGGELYEKHREFMDWASRYDGADHSQRSRASHEVWVRHLSCPVLRLSNDGSMKRLLETVAELWPL
- a CDS encoding ABC transporter permease, which codes for MRTEIRLFWEVARRSFVRQLTYRRAAVAGMLTNLFFGVLRMSVLFALLRGRGLTEGFSISDAVTYTGITQALIMVMSLFGWFELMSTVYRGEVGSDLLRPYSYFGFWLAGDAGRAAAQFLMRALPILVLYAALFGLRLPHSWVAGLLVLLSTLLGWFVSFSFRFLINLTAFWSPNAMGMGRLAFTVLMFASGFILPLTLFPDWVQTLCAFTPFPSMMQSVVDLWTGKAEGLDALRILVVQAAWGVGLALASRLVLVQALRRLVVLGG